A part of Paenibacillus donghaensis genomic DNA contains:
- the dapG gene encoding aspartate kinase encodes MGILVQKFGGTSLSTPGSREHVIRHVKRELASGFSLVIVVSAMGRRGEAYATDTLLDWAVQNGNALPDREKDLLMCCGEIISATTLCGLLESEGISSTVLTGAQAGFLTDSNYGNARILDVRPERVHRELREGKVVIVTGFQGQTEAGDLTTLGRGGSDTSATALGAALRADMVDIYTDVNGILTADPRIVEDAKPLTYVSYTEICNMAYQGAKVIHPRAVEIAMQAQIPVRVRSTFSESEGTLVTNPEGFSDVQAGIIDRFVTGIAYVSNITQISVECPDGNGTGVQLQIFKTMADNGISVDFINVTPTEAIYTVFDDRSEKAIAALQELGLRPRSLSGCAKVSVIGGGINGVPGIMARIVEALSSQNIQILQSADSNTTIWVLVKKEDMVQSLRSLHAKFELHR; translated from the coding sequence ATGGGTATTTTGGTGCAAAAATTCGGCGGAACCTCACTGTCCACACCGGGGTCTAGAGAACATGTGATCCGCCACGTCAAACGCGAGCTTGCCAGCGGGTTCAGCCTGGTCATTGTAGTTTCGGCCATGGGCCGCCGGGGTGAAGCCTATGCTACCGATACACTGCTGGATTGGGCAGTGCAGAACGGCAACGCGCTGCCTGACCGGGAGAAGGATCTATTGATGTGCTGCGGAGAGATTATTTCCGCTACGACCTTATGCGGACTGCTGGAGAGTGAAGGCATTTCCTCTACCGTGCTGACAGGCGCACAGGCTGGATTTCTGACAGACAGCAACTATGGCAATGCCAGAATTCTCGATGTGCGTCCTGAGCGGGTTCACCGCGAGCTGCGCGAGGGCAAGGTTGTTATCGTCACTGGCTTCCAGGGACAGACCGAAGCCGGTGATTTGACGACCCTGGGCAGAGGGGGCAGCGACACCTCCGCTACGGCGCTTGGGGCCGCTCTGCGCGCGGATATGGTTGACATCTATACCGATGTTAACGGTATCCTTACGGCAGACCCGCGCATAGTTGAAGATGCGAAGCCGCTGACTTATGTCAGCTATACCGAAATCTGCAATATGGCCTATCAGGGGGCCAAGGTTATCCACCCGCGCGCAGTGGAGATTGCGATGCAGGCACAGATTCCTGTGCGTGTACGTTCAACCTTTTCCGAGAGCGAAGGGACCCTTGTTACCAATCCGGAAGGCTTCAGCGATGTGCAGGCAGGCATCATCGATCGTTTCGTCACCGGGATTGCTTATGTGAGCAATATTACGCAAATCTCTGTGGAGTGCCCGGACGGCAACGGAACCGGTGTGCAGCTGCAGATCTTCAAAACGATGGCCGACAACGGCATCAGCGTTGATTTCATCAATGTGACGCCTACGGAAGCGATCTATACCGTGTTTGACGACCGGTCGGAGAAGGCCATTGCCGCACTCCAGGAGCTGGGTCTGCGTCCCCGGAGCTTGTCCGGCTGTGCCAAGGTTTCCGTTATTGGCGGTGGTATCAATGGAGTTCCCGGCATTATGGCCCGGATTGTAGAGGCGCTCAGCTCGCAGAATATCCAGATTCTGCAGTCTGCCGACTCCAACACAACGATCTGGGTTCTGGTCAAGAAAGAAGATATGGTGCAGTCGCTGCGCTCCCTGCATGCCAAATTTGAATTACACCGCTAA
- a CDS encoding dipicolinate synthase subunit B yields MDWHGKTVGYAITGSHCTLAEVMPQIQRFMDGGANVVPIVSASVMGTDTRFGTSENWLKQLKDITGNDIISTIVDAEPLGPSKLLDVLTIAPCTGNTTSKLANAMTDSPVLMAAKSQMRNGRPLVLAISTNDGLGLNAANIAKLLVAKHIYFVPFGQDNPQGKPNSLVARMDLIPEACYAALQGNQLQPMIVERFHSA; encoded by the coding sequence ATGGATTGGCATGGAAAAACAGTAGGTTATGCAATAACCGGCTCGCATTGCACCTTGGCCGAAGTGATGCCGCAGATTCAGCGCTTCATGGATGGCGGTGCGAACGTGGTGCCGATCGTTTCCGCCTCGGTGATGGGAACGGACACCCGCTTTGGTACCTCGGAAAATTGGCTAAAACAGTTGAAAGATATAACAGGTAATGATATCATTTCTACAATTGTTGACGCAGAGCCGCTTGGTCCATCCAAGCTGCTGGACGTACTGACGATTGCGCCGTGCACGGGCAATACCACCAGCAAATTGGCCAACGCCATGACCGACAGTCCGGTGCTGATGGCAGCCAAATCCCAGATGCGCAACGGACGCCCGCTGGTGCTGGCCATTTCCACGAATGACGGCCTCGGGCTTAACGCCGCCAACATTGCGAAGCTTCTGGTAGCCAAACATATTTATTTTGTGCCGTTTGGCCAAGACAACCCGCAGGGCAAACCCAATTCACTGGTCGCGCGGATGGATCTGATTCCCGAAGCCTGCTACGCTGCGCTTCAGGGCAACCAGCTGCAGCCGATGATTGTGGAGCGGTTTCATTCCGCTTAG
- the dpsA gene encoding dipicolinate synthase subunit DpsA → MLTGIRIVFLGGDARQLEVIRKCVELDAAVSAAGFDKWEAPSPGVILEPLTVGLLGHADILVLPTVGCDDSGNINALLSTDRLEMKEEHFAALPPSCKVYTGMAKSYLRQQCAKHSLQLIELLNRDDVAIYNSIPTAEGALVMAIQNTDFTIHGSTSMVLGLGRTGFTMARSLQGLGARVKVGVRRQEHYARAKEMGWEPFMTSELLLQVPQTDLIFNTIPNMIITAQVLSRIDPHCVIIDLASAPGGCDFRYAEKRGIKAMLAPGLPGIVAPKSAGIIMANALVQSIADEAIIKGDE, encoded by the coding sequence ATGCTTACTGGCATCAGGATCGTGTTCCTGGGCGGGGACGCGAGACAGCTTGAAGTGATTCGAAAATGTGTGGAACTGGATGCTGCGGTAAGCGCTGCCGGGTTCGACAAGTGGGAGGCCCCCAGCCCAGGGGTGATCCTGGAACCTTTAACGGTGGGACTGCTCGGCCATGCAGATATTCTGGTATTGCCTACGGTAGGCTGCGACGACAGCGGGAACATCAACGCGCTATTGTCTACGGACCGTCTTGAAATGAAGGAGGAGCATTTCGCCGCATTGCCGCCATCCTGCAAGGTGTATACAGGCATGGCCAAAAGCTATTTGCGCCAGCAGTGCGCCAAACATTCCTTGCAGCTTATAGAGCTGCTGAACCGTGATGATGTAGCTATCTATAATTCCATTCCGACGGCGGAAGGGGCGCTGGTGATGGCGATTCAGAACACAGACTTTACCATTCACGGCTCCACTTCCATGGTGCTCGGCCTGGGACGTACCGGATTCACAATGGCCAGAAGCCTTCAGGGATTGGGAGCGCGGGTGAAGGTGGGCGTGAGAAGACAGGAGCATTATGCCCGTGCCAAGGAGATGGGCTGGGAGCCGTTCATGACGTCGGAACTGCTGTTGCAGGTGCCGCAGACCGACCTGATCTTCAATACCATACCTAATATGATTATCACTGCACAGGTGCTCTCCCGGATCGACCCGCACTGTGTAATTATCGATCTGGCCTCCGCACCGGGCGGTTGCGATTTCCGTTATGCAGAGAAACGCGGGATCAAGGCGATGCTTGCTCCGGGCCTGCCCGGAATTGTTGCCCCTAAGAGTGCCGGAATTATTATGGCAAATGCGCTGGTGCAGTCGATCGCAGACGAGGCTATAATCAAGGGGGATGAATAA
- the dut gene encoding dUTP diphosphatase: MSYYVQINKLAGTEDVQLPRKMSEQASGYDLYAAVESDVVLSPGARALIPTGISLAMPDGLEAQIRPRSGLALKHGITCLNTPGTIDADYRGEIKVLLINLGEEPFAIARNERIAQMVFQAVPAVTLVEVEQLSDTERGAGGFGHTGK, translated from the coding sequence TTGTCTTATTACGTTCAAATTAACAAACTTGCCGGAACAGAAGATGTGCAGCTGCCCCGCAAAATGTCAGAGCAGGCCTCCGGGTATGATCTCTATGCCGCCGTGGAGAGCGACGTTGTGCTGTCTCCGGGAGCGCGGGCGCTGATTCCTACCGGAATCTCGCTGGCGATGCCGGATGGGCTGGAGGCGCAGATCCGTCCGCGCAGCGGGCTGGCGTTGAAGCATGGCATTACCTGCCTCAACACACCCGGAACGATTGATGCGGATTACCGTGGAGAGATCAAGGTGCTGCTGATCAATCTGGGGGAGGAGCCGTTTGCGATTGCCCGTAATGAGCGGATTGCGCAGATGGTCTTCCAGGCCGTGCCTGCCGTCACGCTGGTTGAGGTGGAGCAGCTGTCCGACACCGAGCGCGGTGCCGGAGGTTTTGGACATACCGGCAAATAA
- a CDS encoding M16 family metallopeptidase, with translation MEEIPTGRSVSFGIWVKTGSRNERPENNGISHFVEHMLFKGTDRFSAKDIAEQFDAIGGNVNAFTSKEYTCYYAKVLDEHLPIAVDVLADMFFRSRMEAAELEKEKNVILEEISMCEDTPDDLVHDLMCAAAYGDHPLAYTILGLKERLHEMTPDDLRNYMKAQYTIENTVISVAGNISEGLVELLEKHFGSFANHGTSAALTAPEYHGELLFHRKKTEQNHICLSLPGIRTGDPLQYAMVLLNNAVGGGMSSRMFQEIREKRGLAYSVFSYHSSQADSGLFTVYAGTAPKQTKEVMELTKEMLHDLVAKGLSEDELRKGKEQLKGSLILSLESTSSRMNRIGKNELMLGRHSSQGEMISRIQQVTMDDLNQVLDIMFAEPLSVAMVGSNDKAIANVRRDDLVLLRSN, from the coding sequence ATGGAGGAGATTCCAACGGGAAGATCCGTATCCTTCGGCATTTGGGTGAAAACAGGCTCCCGCAATGAACGGCCGGAGAACAACGGAATTTCCCATTTTGTGGAACATATGCTATTCAAAGGAACGGACCGCTTCAGTGCCAAGGATATTGCTGAGCAGTTTGATGCCATAGGCGGGAACGTCAATGCGTTCACCTCCAAGGAATATACGTGTTATTATGCCAAAGTGCTGGATGAGCATCTTCCGATTGCCGTCGATGTGCTGGCAGATATGTTCTTCCGTTCGCGGATGGAAGCTGCAGAGCTGGAGAAAGAGAAAAATGTGATTCTGGAAGAAATCTCAATGTGCGAGGATACGCCGGATGATCTGGTGCATGATCTGATGTGCGCTGCAGCTTACGGCGATCACCCGTTGGCTTATACGATCCTTGGCCTCAAGGAACGCCTGCATGAGATGACCCCAGATGATCTGCGCAATTATATGAAAGCTCAATATACGATTGAGAATACGGTCATCAGTGTGGCCGGCAATATTAGTGAAGGTCTGGTCGAGCTGCTGGAGAAGCATTTTGGATCGTTCGCCAACCATGGCACATCCGCTGCGCTTACAGCGCCGGAATATCATGGAGAATTACTGTTTCATCGCAAAAAAACCGAGCAGAACCATATCTGCCTGTCCCTGCCCGGCATTCGTACCGGCGACCCGCTGCAATATGCAATGGTGCTGCTGAACAATGCCGTTGGCGGAGGCATGAGCTCGCGGATGTTCCAAGAGATCCGCGAGAAGCGGGGTCTGGCGTATTCCGTCTTCTCCTACCACAGCTCGCAGGCCGACAGCGGCCTGTTCACGGTCTACGCCGGAACGGCTCCCAAGCAGACCAAAGAGGTCATGGAGCTGACCAAGGAGATGCTGCATGATCTGGTCGCGAAGGGACTCAGCGAAGATGAGCTTCGCAAGGGCAAGGAGCAGCTTAAGGGAAGTCTGATCCTCAGTCTGGAGAGCACCAGCAGCCGGATGAACCGGATCGGCAAGAATGAGCTGATGCTTGGCCGTCACAGCTCGCAAGGCGAGATGATTTCCCGGATTCAGCAGGTCACCATGGATGATCTGAATCAGGTGCTTGATATCATGTTTGCCGAGCCGCTGTCCGTTGCGATGGTAGGCTCAAACGATAAAGCGATTGCCAATGTCAGGAGAGATGATCTTGTCTTATTACGTTCAAATTAA
- a CDS encoding polysaccharide deacetylase family protein, translating to MRTEKAAWALAVIAIVIGAYSSGPLKDVLAPMKEQQALAVWAKNPGQAREELRGTIEQAAARLNAPPVDAVVDRVWKAIPGYNGLEIDVEATYRKAMLMPGSPLQYIYRQHPPAVSLKDLGAQPVYRGNPAKPMVSLMINVAWGNEYIIPMLDILDEEQVKVTFFLDGSWLNKNAELAGEMLRRGHEMENHAYTHPNMSNLSTARATAEIARTQQLLKQSLGVTNKWFAPPSGDFNQKTVEIAHSLGLGTVLWTLDTVDWRNPSPESVVAKITTQAEPGTLILMHPTSSSSRALKGMIHGIKSKGLQLGTVSQTLSAERVMPSGVE from the coding sequence ATGAGAACGGAAAAAGCGGCTTGGGCGCTCGCGGTTATCGCCATCGTCATAGGAGCATACAGCAGCGGACCGCTGAAGGATGTGCTGGCGCCGATGAAAGAGCAACAGGCGCTTGCCGTGTGGGCAAAGAACCCCGGGCAGGCCCGTGAAGAGCTGCGAGGGACCATCGAGCAGGCTGCTGCCAGACTGAATGCGCCGCCGGTGGATGCTGTGGTTGACCGGGTCTGGAAGGCCATTCCGGGTTACAACGGGCTGGAGATTGATGTGGAAGCCACCTACCGCAAGGCTATGCTGATGCCCGGCAGTCCGCTGCAATATATTTACCGCCAGCATCCGCCTGCCGTATCGCTGAAGGATCTGGGGGCGCAGCCGGTGTACCGGGGTAATCCGGCGAAGCCGATGGTGTCGCTGATGATAAATGTCGCCTGGGGGAATGAGTATATTATTCCCATGCTGGACATTCTCGACGAGGAGCAGGTGAAGGTTACTTTTTTCCTCGATGGAAGCTGGCTGAACAAGAATGCCGAGCTCGCTGGTGAGATGCTGCGGCGCGGACATGAAATGGAGAACCATGCCTATACCCATCCGAACATGAGTAATCTGAGCACCGCCAGAGCAACCGCTGAGATTGCCCGAACCCAGCAGTTGCTGAAGCAGAGTCTGGGTGTAACGAACAAATGGTTCGCGCCCCCTTCTGGTGACTTCAACCAAAAAACTGTAGAGATTGCCCACAGCTTGGGACTGGGAACGGTGCTCTGGACCCTCGACACGGTCGACTGGCGAAACCCTTCGCCGGAATCAGTCGTTGCCAAGATCACCACGCAAGCTGAACCGGGCACATTAATTCTAATGCATCCAACTTCCTCTTCCTCCAGGGCGCTGAAGGGGATGATCCACGGAATCAAGAGCAAGGGACTGCAGCTGGGAACAGTCAGCCAGACGTTGTCGGCGGAGCGCGTGATGCCTTCGGGAGTTGAGTGA
- the pnp gene encoding polyribonucleotide nucleotidyltransferase: MEQRVEMQLGGRRLVLETGRLAKQANAAVMVRYGDTAVLCTVTASKEPKDLDFFPLTVNYEERLYSVGKIPGGFIKREGRPSEKAILSSRLTDRPIRPLFPEGFRNDVQVLNMVMSVDQDCAPEIAAMIGTSAALSISDVPFNGPIGGVEVGLINGEFIINPDIAQQAVSEIHVVVAGTKDAIMMVEAEANEVTEEVMLEAIMFGHDEVRKIVATIEELVKLAGKEKMAVKLHAVDAEVNQEVRGYASTRLIDAVKIAEKHARQEAIDLVNDEAVAYFAEKYIEAPELLKDVKEVLHDIVKEEVRRLITHDKIRPDGRKLDEIRPIECDTNLLPRTHGSGLFTRGQTQILSVCTLGALGDVQILDGIDLAETKRFMHHYNFPPFSVGEARPLRAPGRREIGHGALGERALSKVIPSETEFPYTIRLVSEAIESNGSTSQASICASILAMMDAGVPIKAPVAGVAMGLIKDGEHVSILTDIQGMEDHLGDMDFKVAGTAAGVTAIQMDIKINGIDREILQEALQQAKEGRMFILGKMLEVISEPRPNLSKYAPKIIIININPDKIRDVIGAGGKIINKIIEETGVKIDIEQDGRVFIGSSNEEMIQKARSIIEGIVREVQVGEIYVGTVRRIEKFGAFVELIPGKDGLVHISQLSTERVAKVEDVVAIGDTITVKVTEIDQQGRVNLSRKAVLTSETAKA, translated from the coding sequence ATGGAACAACGTGTGGAAATGCAGCTCGGCGGAAGACGCCTGGTGCTGGAAACCGGCCGTTTGGCCAAGCAGGCCAATGCAGCTGTTATGGTGCGTTATGGAGATACTGCAGTATTGTGTACGGTTACAGCCTCGAAAGAGCCGAAGGACCTGGACTTTTTCCCGCTGACTGTCAATTATGAAGAGAGATTGTATTCGGTGGGCAAAATCCCCGGCGGATTCATTAAACGTGAAGGCAGACCCAGTGAGAAGGCGATTCTGTCCAGCCGCTTGACTGACCGTCCAATTCGTCCTTTGTTCCCGGAAGGTTTCCGTAATGATGTACAGGTGTTGAATATGGTAATGAGTGTGGATCAAGACTGCGCACCTGAAATTGCCGCGATGATCGGTACCTCCGCTGCACTGAGCATTTCGGATGTTCCTTTCAACGGACCGATCGGCGGAGTTGAAGTAGGCCTGATCAATGGCGAGTTTATCATCAACCCTGATATTGCCCAGCAGGCTGTCAGCGAAATTCATGTCGTAGTTGCCGGAACGAAAGACGCCATTATGATGGTGGAAGCGGAAGCCAATGAAGTGACGGAAGAAGTTATGCTCGAAGCCATTATGTTCGGACATGATGAGGTCCGCAAGATTGTTGCTACCATTGAAGAACTGGTGAAGCTTGCCGGCAAGGAGAAGATGGCAGTCAAGTTGCATGCTGTTGATGCTGAGGTGAACCAGGAGGTTCGCGGCTATGCTTCGACCCGTCTGATCGACGCAGTGAAAATTGCCGAGAAACATGCCCGTCAGGAAGCCATTGACCTTGTGAATGATGAGGCGGTTGCGTATTTCGCAGAGAAATACATAGAAGCCCCTGAACTGCTTAAGGATGTCAAGGAAGTCCTGCATGATATCGTGAAGGAAGAAGTCAGACGTCTGATCACCCACGATAAGATTCGTCCGGATGGCCGCAAGCTTGATGAGATTCGTCCGATTGAATGTGACACTAACCTGCTGCCGCGCACGCACGGCTCCGGTCTGTTCACACGCGGACAAACACAGATCCTCAGCGTATGTACGCTAGGCGCTCTTGGAGATGTTCAGATTCTGGACGGTATTGATCTGGCTGAAACCAAACGTTTCATGCACCATTACAACTTCCCTCCATTCAGCGTAGGGGAAGCGCGTCCGTTAAGAGCACCGGGACGTCGCGAGATCGGCCACGGAGCACTCGGAGAACGCGCATTGTCCAAAGTCATTCCTAGCGAAACTGAATTCCCGTACACGATCCGCCTCGTATCCGAAGCCATCGAATCCAACGGTTCGACCTCGCAGGCCAGCATCTGCGCCAGTATCCTGGCCATGATGGATGCGGGTGTGCCAATCAAAGCGCCGGTTGCCGGTGTGGCGATGGGTCTGATCAAGGACGGCGAGCATGTATCGATCCTGACCGATATCCAGGGGATGGAAGATCACCTCGGCGATATGGACTTTAAGGTAGCAGGTACAGCGGCAGGGGTTACTGCGATCCAGATGGATATCAAGATCAACGGTATTGACCGTGAGATTCTGCAGGAAGCGCTGCAGCAGGCCAAGGAAGGACGGATGTTCATTCTGGGTAAAATGCTGGAAGTGATCTCCGAGCCTAGACCGAACCTGTCCAAATATGCTCCCAAAATCATCATCATCAATATCAATCCGGATAAAATCCGTGATGTTATTGGTGCTGGTGGTAAAATTATCAATAAAATCATCGAAGAAACCGGCGTAAAGATCGACATCGAGCAGGACGGCCGTGTGTTCATCGGTTCTTCCAACGAAGAAATGATCCAAAAAGCCCGTTCGATTATCGAAGGCATTGTGCGTGAGGTGCAGGTCGGCGAAATTTACGTGGGTACCGTGCGGCGGATTGAGAAGTTTGGCGCATTTGTCGAGCTGATTCCCGGCAAAGACGGATTGGTGCACATCTCCCAGCTGTCCACTGAACGTGTAGCCAAGGTTGAGGATGTTGTGGCAATCGGCGATACCATCACCGTCAAGGTTACTGAAATCGACCAGCAGGGTCGTGTCAACCTGTCCCGCAAGGCGGTATTAACTTCCGAAACAGCGAAGGCTTAA
- the rpsO gene encoding 30S ribosomal protein S15: protein MALTQERKHQLIDEHKTHESDTGSPEVQVAILTENIVNLTDHLRTHKKDHHSRRGLLKMVGQRRKLLAYLKNKDIRRYSALIERLGLRR from the coding sequence ATGGCATTGACTCAAGAACGTAAACACCAATTGATCGACGAGCACAAAACTCACGAATCCGATACTGGATCCCCTGAGGTGCAAGTTGCTATCCTAACGGAGAACATCGTTAATTTGACTGACCACCTGCGTACGCACAAGAAGGATCATCATTCCCGTCGCGGACTGCTGAAGATGGTTGGACAACGTCGTAAACTTTTGGCTTATCTGAAGAACAAGGATATTAGACGTTACAGCGCCCTGATCGAAAGACTGGGATTGCGTCGTTAA
- a CDS encoding bifunctional riboflavin kinase/FAD synthetase: MRTVTLTYPMPPETAAQWAQPQVAALGQFDGLHRGHASVIHSAVALARKEEVPAAVITFHPHPKDVMGKGDYEGYLTPQPDKQELLFDMGVDILYIIEFNEQLSRVSPQNFVAGMLLPLQISTAVVGFDFRFGYRGEGDTDTLRELGQGVMKVETAPPFLLDGVKVSSSGIRKSLQQGNITLANSWFGRNYHLRGTVSHGEKRGRTIGFPTANLRLDDPFVVPAKGVYAVKAFYKDQALCGVMNVGVKPTFHEGVIAPSFEVHLFDFEGDLYDQELKVELVAYIRPERKFDSIGALIAQIGADAETAKGLLETNS; this comes from the coding sequence GTGAGAACTGTAACGTTAACCTATCCGATGCCGCCCGAAACCGCAGCGCAGTGGGCGCAGCCGCAGGTGGCTGCCCTCGGGCAGTTCGACGGGCTGCACCGTGGACATGCCAGTGTGATTCACTCGGCAGTAGCTTTGGCACGCAAGGAAGAAGTGCCGGCTGCAGTCATCACCTTTCATCCCCATCCCAAGGATGTTATGGGCAAAGGGGACTATGAAGGTTATTTGACTCCCCAGCCTGACAAGCAGGAGCTGCTATTCGATATGGGTGTCGATATTTTGTACATTATAGAATTCAATGAGCAGCTGTCCCGTGTCAGCCCGCAGAACTTCGTAGCCGGAATGCTGCTGCCGCTGCAGATTAGCACGGCGGTAGTGGGCTTCGATTTCCGCTTCGGCTACCGTGGAGAAGGGGACACCGACACCTTGCGTGAGCTGGGGCAAGGTGTGATGAAGGTAGAGACGGCTCCACCGTTCCTGCTGGATGGCGTCAAGGTCAGCAGCTCCGGTATCCGCAAAAGCCTGCAGCAAGGAAATATCACGCTGGCCAATTCCTGGTTCGGACGTAATTATCACCTGCGCGGGACGGTTTCGCACGGCGAGAAGCGCGGCCGGACGATTGGATTTCCGACGGCTAACCTTAGACTGGACGACCCTTTTGTGGTTCCGGCCAAAGGCGTTTATGCCGTGAAGGCTTTTTATAAGGATCAGGCACTCTGCGGCGTTATGAATGTGGGTGTGAAACCTACCTTTCATGAGGGTGTGATTGCACCCAGCTTTGAGGTTCACCTGTTTGATTTCGAAGGGGACCTGTATGATCAGGAGCTTAAGGTGGAGCTTGTAGCTTATATTCGGCCGGAGCGTAAATTCGATTCCATTGGGGCGCTGATTGCCCAGATTGGCGCGGATGCTGAAACGGCCAAAGGCTTGCTGGAAACTAATTCATAA